Proteins found in one Corynebacterium zhongnanshanii genomic segment:
- the tyrS gene encoding tyrosine--tRNA ligase: MSNIIDELQWRGLINQSTDIEALREAAEEKITLYCGFDPTGASLHAGHLVPLIMLKRFQEFGHRPITLAGGATGMIGDPRDVGERSMLSDEQVAENLESIKKQLQAFVDFSDSYGENHAIMVNNAEWTARMSVIDYLRDLGKNFSLNTMLDRDTVKRRLESDGISYTEFSYMLLQANDYVHLNKEYGCVLQIGGGDQWGNIVSGVDLNRRVSGTKVHGLTVPLVTDAEGNKFGKSTGGGKLWLDPELTSPYSWYQYFINAGDTVVIDYLRWFTFLSKEEIDALQEKVETEPFKREAQRTLAREMTTLVHGAEATEAVELAVQALFGRAELTDLDESTLAASLQETEIAEVGPEATIVDLLVESGLEKSKGAARRTVGEGGAYVNNARIEDPEWSPSADDLLHGQWLVLRKGKKRFAGAKVRSA; encoded by the coding sequence ATGTCCAATATTATCGATGAGCTCCAGTGGCGTGGGTTGATTAACCAGTCCACAGATATTGAGGCGCTGCGCGAGGCCGCCGAAGAAAAGATTACGCTGTACTGTGGCTTTGACCCCACGGGCGCGTCCTTGCACGCCGGCCACTTGGTGCCGCTGATTATGCTGAAGCGTTTCCAGGAGTTCGGCCACCGTCCAATCACCTTGGCCGGTGGAGCTACGGGAATGATTGGCGACCCGCGAGATGTGGGGGAGCGCTCCATGCTGTCCGACGAGCAGGTCGCGGAGAATCTGGAATCCATTAAAAAGCAGCTGCAAGCCTTCGTTGATTTCTCCGACAGTTACGGTGAGAATCACGCCATCATGGTGAATAACGCCGAATGGACGGCGCGCATGAGCGTGATTGATTACCTGCGCGACCTCGGAAAGAACTTTTCCCTGAACACCATGCTGGATCGAGACACGGTCAAGCGCCGCTTGGAATCCGATGGCATTTCTTACACCGAGTTTTCCTACATGCTTCTGCAGGCCAACGACTATGTGCACCTGAACAAGGAGTATGGCTGCGTGCTGCAAATCGGCGGTGGAGACCAGTGGGGCAACATTGTCTCCGGCGTGGACCTCAACCGCCGCGTGAGTGGTACGAAGGTCCACGGACTCACCGTCCCTTTGGTGACCGACGCCGAAGGCAACAAGTTTGGAAAGTCCACTGGTGGCGGCAAGCTGTGGTTGGATCCGGAGCTGACCAGTCCGTACTCCTGGTACCAGTACTTCATCAACGCGGGAGACACCGTGGTGATCGACTACCTGCGCTGGTTTACCTTCCTCAGCAAGGAGGAGATCGACGCACTGCAGGAGAAGGTGGAGACGGAGCCGTTCAAGCGCGAGGCGCAGCGCACTCTGGCGCGCGAGATGACCACACTGGTGCACGGTGCCGAGGCCACGGAGGCCGTGGAGTTGGCCGTGCAGGCTTTGTTCGGCCGTGCGGAGCTCACCGATCTGGATGAATCGACGCTGGCCGCGTCTTTGCAGGAGACCGAGATTGCCGAGGTCGGCCCGGAGGCCACCATCGTGGATCTGTTGGTGGAATCCGGTTTGGAGAAGTCCAAGGGCGCTGCGCGTCGCACCGTGGGTGAGGGCGGAGCGTATGTCAACAATGCGCGCATTGAGGATCCTGAATGGTCGCCATCAGCGGATGATCTCTTGCATGGCCAGTGGCTGGTGCTGCGCAAGGGTAAGAAGCGCTTTGCCGGTGCGAAGGTGCGCTCGGCGTAA
- the argH gene encoding argininosuccinate lyase has translation MSAPSAHGTNEGALWGGRFSGGPTDAMAALSKSTHFDWVLAPYDVLASQAHARVLRRAGLLSEEDLVTMIEGLQQLGKDVADGTFGPEASDEDVHGAMERGLIDRVGPEVGGRLRAGRSRNDQVATLFRMWVRDALRDIAAGVTDVVDALLAQADRHPEAIMPGKTHFQAAQPVLLAHQLLAHAHPLQRDIQRFRDLDRRLAVSPYGSGALAGSSLALDPEAIAEELGFDSAADNSIDATSSRDFASETAFVLAQTAVDLSRLAEEIIAWSTPEFGYVTLADEWSTGSSIMPQKKNPDVAELTRGKTGRLIGNATGLLATLKAQPLAYNRDLQEDKEPIVDSVSQLNLLLPAMAGLVDTLTFHPERLRELAPAGFTLATDLAEWMVRQGVPFRVAHEASGSCVRIAESRGVDLIDLTDAELASVHEALTPEVREVLTVDGAVASRATRGGTAGVRVAEQRERVREQAQQDRAWAEQSPIPSNH, from the coding sequence ATGTCTGCACCATCCGCACACGGCACCAACGAAGGCGCATTGTGGGGAGGCCGTTTCTCGGGCGGCCCAACGGACGCCATGGCGGCATTGTCCAAGTCCACCCATTTCGACTGGGTTCTGGCACCGTATGACGTCTTGGCGTCCCAGGCCCACGCCCGCGTGCTGCGCCGTGCGGGACTGCTGTCTGAGGAAGACCTCGTTACCATGATCGAGGGTCTGCAGCAGCTGGGCAAGGATGTGGCTGACGGAACCTTTGGCCCCGAAGCCTCCGACGAGGATGTTCACGGCGCCATGGAACGCGGCTTGATTGACCGCGTAGGTCCTGAGGTGGGTGGTCGCCTGCGCGCGGGCCGTTCCCGCAACGATCAGGTTGCTACGTTGTTCCGCATGTGGGTGCGCGATGCTCTGCGTGACATCGCCGCCGGTGTGACGGATGTGGTGGATGCTCTCCTGGCGCAGGCCGACCGCCATCCTGAGGCGATTATGCCGGGCAAGACCCACTTCCAGGCCGCCCAGCCTGTGCTGTTGGCCCACCAGCTGCTGGCACATGCTCACCCGTTGCAGCGAGACATTCAGCGTTTCCGTGACCTGGATCGGCGCCTAGCTGTTTCCCCGTACGGCTCGGGTGCCCTGGCCGGCTCCTCCTTGGCTCTGGATCCGGAGGCGATCGCTGAGGAATTGGGATTTGATTCTGCAGCGGACAACTCCATTGATGCCACGAGTTCTCGCGACTTCGCCTCCGAGACCGCGTTCGTGCTGGCCCAGACCGCGGTGGATTTGTCGCGTTTGGCGGAGGAGATCATCGCGTGGTCCACGCCGGAGTTTGGGTACGTCACCTTGGCCGACGAGTGGTCCACTGGTTCGTCGATCATGCCTCAGAAGAAGAACCCGGATGTTGCGGAGCTCACCCGAGGCAAGACTGGACGCTTGATTGGTAACGCAACGGGCCTGCTCGCCACGTTGAAGGCCCAGCCGCTGGCTTACAACCGCGATCTGCAGGAAGACAAGGAACCGATCGTGGATTCTGTCTCCCAGCTGAACCTCCTGCTGCCCGCGATGGCCGGCCTGGTGGACACGCTGACGTTCCACCCCGAGCGTCTGCGCGAGCTCGCCCCTGCAGGGTTCACCCTCGCCACCGATTTGGCCGAGTGGATGGTGCGCCAGGGCGTGCCCTTCCGCGTGGCACACGAGGCGTCCGGATCGTGCGTCCGCATCGCCGAATCCCGAGGTGTGGATCTCATCGATCTGACCGACGCCGAGCTCGCGAGCGTCCACGAGGCGCTGACCCCAGAGGTTCGCGAGGTGCTGACCGTGGACGGTGCCGTTGCCTCCCGCGCCACCCGCGGTGGTACCGCGGGTGTGCGGGTGGCTGAGCAGCGCGAGCGCGTGCGTGAGCAAGCTCAGCAGGACCGCGCATGGGCGGAGCAGTCTCCAATCCCTAGCAATCACTAA
- the argR gene encoding arginine repressor encodes MAAPMTRTARQDLIGKIIGSEKVSSQRKLLSILEERGIEVTQATLSRDLVDLGAKKVRSNGDIYYTLTDELRVDGPDKLRRVLGELLVDYDHSGNIAVLRTPPGAAQYLASILDRSGVSKVVATIAGDDTVFVLAREPMNGQELGEYFQGLAQA; translated from the coding sequence ATGGCTGCTCCGATGACCCGGACTGCCCGGCAGGATCTCATCGGAAAGATCATCGGGTCAGAAAAGGTATCCAGCCAGCGCAAGCTGCTGAGCATTCTGGAGGAACGCGGAATCGAGGTAACCCAGGCTACGCTGTCTCGTGACTTGGTGGACCTGGGTGCGAAGAAAGTGCGCAGCAATGGCGACATCTACTACACGCTTACCGACGAGCTGCGCGTGGATGGGCCGGACAAACTACGCCGCGTGCTGGGCGAATTGCTGGTGGATTACGACCACTCCGGCAACATCGCCGTGCTGCGCACGCCCCCAGGGGCGGCGCAATACCTGGCCAGCATCCTGGACCGCTCGGGCGTGTCCAAAGTGGTGGCCACGATCGCCGGCGATGACACGGTATTCGTCCTGGCGAGGGAGCCGATGAACGGCCAGGAGCTCGGGGAGTACTTCCAGGGGCTTGCGCAGGCCTAG
- a CDS encoding Trm112 family protein, producing the protein MIDPQLLEILACPQDKQPLEDHGDYLVNPRLNKAYPIQDGIPVLLVDEAVDWPL; encoded by the coding sequence ATGATTGATCCACAGCTCCTAGAGATCTTGGCATGTCCACAAGATAAGCAACCACTTGAGGATCACGGCGATTATCTGGTTAACCCCCGTCTGAACAAGGCCTATCCCATTCAAGATGGAATCCCTGTCTTGCTGGTTGATGAGGCCGTGGACTGGCCGCTGTAG
- the argF gene encoding ornithine carbamoyltransferase: protein MAIRHFLADDDLTPEEQAEVLALAEEVKAQRYDNQYRDLLDRRSIAVLFDKTSTRTRFSFDAGITELGGNPIVVDSGSSQMGKGETFQDTGNVLSRFVNAIVWRTGAHDNLHQMAETATVPIVNSLSDDFHPCQILADLQTIKEHKGTLKGLNAVYFGDGANNMANSYMLGFATAGVNITISAPEGFQPESTFVERARARAAETGATVTVTDAIDANGADVVITDTWVSMGMDPSIDRSALRAYQVNAELMATAASDAIFMHCLPAYRDSEVTAEVIDGPQSVVFDEAENRLHAQKALLVWLLR, encoded by the coding sequence ATGGCCATTCGTCATTTCCTCGCAGATGATGACCTCACGCCGGAAGAGCAGGCAGAGGTGCTCGCGCTGGCGGAAGAAGTTAAAGCGCAACGCTACGACAATCAGTACCGCGACCTGCTGGACCGACGCAGCATCGCCGTGCTGTTCGATAAAACCTCCACCCGCACCCGTTTTTCCTTCGACGCCGGCATCACAGAACTCGGCGGCAACCCCATTGTGGTGGACTCCGGCAGCTCGCAAATGGGCAAGGGCGAGACCTTCCAGGACACAGGCAACGTGCTGTCCCGGTTCGTCAACGCGATCGTGTGGCGCACCGGAGCGCACGACAACCTGCACCAGATGGCCGAAACTGCCACGGTACCGATTGTGAACTCCCTGTCCGATGACTTTCACCCCTGCCAGATCCTGGCGGACCTGCAGACCATCAAGGAGCACAAGGGCACGCTGAAGGGCTTGAATGCCGTCTACTTCGGCGACGGTGCGAACAACATGGCCAACTCCTACATGCTGGGATTCGCCACGGCGGGCGTCAACATCACCATTTCTGCGCCGGAAGGATTCCAGCCGGAGAGTACGTTCGTGGAACGCGCGCGGGCGCGCGCCGCCGAGACCGGAGCTACGGTGACCGTCACGGATGCCATCGATGCCAACGGCGCGGATGTTGTCATTACCGATACCTGGGTCTCCATGGGCATGGACCCCAGCATCGACCGCTCGGCGCTGCGGGCCTACCAGGTCAACGCCGAGCTGATGGCCACGGCTGCCTCGGACGCGATCTTCATGCACTGCCTGCCGGCCTACCGCGACAGCGAAGTCACGGCGGAGGTCATCGACGGGCCACAGTCCGTGGTCTTCGACGAGGCAGAAAATCGCCTCCACGCACAGAAGGCATTGCTGGTATGGCTGCTCCGATGA
- a CDS encoding HAD-IIA family hydrolase, which produces MPAHPLLKDYDALLVDLDGTVFEGGRPIDGAAEGLAEHAARNRVMYVTNNASRSPEQVAEHLTRLGFPTEPNFVLTSAMAAVDLAVAHVRAEGIGSPTAYVIGAESFRELARTAGLGVVDNADDNPDVVLHGHSPDNGWATLSEGALAIRRGATYIASNLDTTLPSERGLLVGNGSMVAALVSATGVTPQSAGKPEPAMFDNAQERLGSVRPLAVGDRLDTDIAGGNAAGIDTLCTLTGVSGHWDVLKAPVSQRPTHIVGSLRDHLDGWSAEQESLVDGTHRIVIASGEVPDESVSGGDALDDRAVALMAAEAVAVAAPYVWSLLDSGVPWEAITCVPATTNRADPDAFAEAAVSAWR; this is translated from the coding sequence GTGCCTGCTCACCCGCTACTGAAAGATTACGACGCCCTGCTGGTCGATCTTGACGGCACCGTCTTCGAAGGTGGGCGCCCCATCGACGGGGCTGCCGAAGGCCTGGCAGAACACGCCGCGAGGAACCGGGTCATGTACGTGACCAACAATGCCTCCCGATCACCGGAGCAGGTTGCTGAGCATCTCACGCGGCTCGGCTTTCCCACAGAACCCAATTTCGTCCTCACCTCCGCTATGGCGGCCGTAGACCTTGCGGTGGCACATGTGCGCGCTGAAGGAATAGGCAGCCCCACGGCCTACGTCATCGGGGCTGAGTCCTTTCGGGAGCTTGCACGGACAGCGGGCTTGGGCGTCGTAGATAATGCGGATGACAACCCGGATGTCGTCCTGCACGGCCACAGCCCCGACAACGGCTGGGCCACGCTCTCAGAGGGAGCATTGGCGATTCGTCGCGGGGCCACCTACATCGCATCTAACTTGGACACCACCCTGCCCTCGGAACGCGGCCTGCTGGTGGGTAACGGCTCGATGGTGGCAGCCCTGGTCAGTGCGACGGGAGTGACCCCGCAGTCGGCGGGAAAGCCGGAACCTGCGATGTTTGACAACGCGCAGGAACGCCTGGGCTCGGTACGCCCGCTTGCGGTGGGGGATCGTTTGGACACGGACATCGCTGGCGGAAACGCTGCGGGTATTGACACGCTGTGCACGCTCACGGGCGTCTCGGGACACTGGGACGTGCTAAAGGCACCCGTGTCGCAGCGCCCCACCCACATCGTGGGCTCGCTGCGGGATCACCTGGACGGCTGGTCGGCGGAGCAGGAATCTCTGGTTGATGGAACACATCGGATTGTGATCGCATCCGGCGAGGTGCCCGATGAGAGTGTCAGCGGGGGAGACGCGCTCGACGACCGCGCGGTGGCACTCATGGCCGCCGAGGCTGTAGCCGTGGCCGCACCCTACGTGTGGTCCTTGCTGGACTCTGGCGTGCCGTGGGAGGCCATCACGTGCGTGCCAGCAACCACGAACAGGGCGGACCCAGATGCTTTCGCCGAGGCTGCAGTGAGCGCGTGGCGATAG
- a CDS encoding TlyA family RNA methyltransferase, producing the protein MAKKGQKLQRLDAELVKRKIARSREHAQDMIKGGRVSVNGMVATKPATGVTGEVSIKVTESDDDRWASRGAHKLIGALEAFEPLGLSVSNKTVLDAGASTGGFTDVCLDRGASRIAAVDVGYGQLIWRLQNNPRVDVFDRTNVRTLTPEILGGQMDMMVGDLSFISIELVLPALAECIAEGGDLLPMVKPQFEVGKDRLGSGGVVRSPELRAEVTLSVARAAMKYGLSTKAVVASPLPGPSGNVEYFLWLVKDGGHEAPTEEQLCTMVETAVKEGPQ; encoded by the coding sequence ATGGCGAAGAAGGGGCAGAAACTCCAACGCCTGGATGCGGAGCTGGTGAAGCGAAAGATCGCACGCAGCCGTGAGCACGCTCAAGACATGATCAAAGGCGGACGCGTGAGCGTCAACGGCATGGTTGCCACGAAACCGGCCACGGGCGTGACTGGGGAGGTATCCATCAAGGTCACGGAGAGCGACGACGACCGCTGGGCTAGCCGAGGAGCCCACAAACTGATCGGTGCCCTGGAGGCCTTCGAGCCGCTAGGCCTCAGCGTGAGCAACAAGACCGTACTGGACGCCGGTGCCTCCACCGGAGGTTTTACCGACGTGTGCCTAGATCGCGGAGCCTCCAGGATCGCAGCCGTGGACGTGGGCTATGGGCAGCTGATCTGGAGACTGCAGAACAACCCCAGGGTGGACGTGTTTGACCGGACCAACGTGCGCACCCTCACACCTGAGATTCTGGGCGGGCAGATGGACATGATGGTGGGAGACCTCTCCTTCATCAGCATCGAACTGGTCCTCCCGGCGCTGGCGGAATGCATCGCCGAAGGGGGTGACCTGCTGCCCATGGTCAAGCCCCAATTCGAAGTCGGGAAGGACCGCCTGGGCTCCGGAGGGGTGGTGCGCAGCCCCGAACTACGTGCAGAAGTGACTTTGTCAGTGGCGCGGGCCGCAATGAAGTATGGTTTATCTACGAAGGCTGTTGTGGCCTCGCCCCTGCCCGGGCCAAGCGGGAATGTGGAATATTTCCTGTGGTTGGTGAAAGACGGCGGGCACGAAGCACCAACAGAAGAACAATTGTGCACCATGGTAGAGACCGCTGTGAAGGAGGGACCTCAGTGA
- a CDS encoding tetratricopeptide repeat protein, with the protein MVGEHGNGRSHRGNSHGRGGRPSSSNGRSHSRNSNRHGPRNKGGFTPNRGGARRDGVDRARAAGPQRSGYREERIAKRMNEPTIPEDINPKDLDPSVRQELRSLSKDNADMVAKHLIMTALLLDNEPEKALEHARAAKDRAGRVAVARETCGIAAYHCGEWKEAISELRAARRMSGGPGLVSVLADAERGLGRPEKALEVAGDVTVADLDAESQVELAIVVSGAHQDMGNLDQAVEALEGQLDNQEAPEVSRMRLFYAYADALAQQGRKDDAITYFTKAQELDTEKLMDAAARIEELS; encoded by the coding sequence ATGGTTGGAGAACACGGCAACGGCCGTTCACATCGAGGCAACTCTCATGGCCGAGGCGGCCGGCCCTCCTCATCCAATGGACGCTCTCACTCCCGCAACTCCAACCGTCATGGACCTCGGAATAAAGGCGGCTTCACACCGAACCGCGGAGGCGCTCGCCGTGATGGTGTGGATCGCGCACGTGCTGCTGGCCCGCAACGCTCTGGTTACCGTGAAGAGCGCATCGCCAAGCGGATGAATGAACCCACGATCCCTGAGGACATCAATCCGAAGGACCTGGACCCATCCGTACGGCAGGAGCTGCGCAGCCTGTCGAAGGACAACGCCGACATGGTCGCCAAGCACCTGATCATGACCGCGTTGTTGCTGGACAACGAACCAGAGAAGGCGTTGGAGCACGCTCGCGCTGCAAAGGATCGTGCGGGTCGGGTGGCCGTTGCCCGCGAGACCTGCGGTATTGCCGCCTACCATTGTGGCGAGTGGAAGGAAGCCATCTCCGAGCTCCGTGCCGCGCGCAGGATGTCCGGTGGTCCAGGCCTCGTGTCCGTGCTCGCCGATGCGGAACGTGGCCTCGGCCGCCCTGAGAAGGCCCTCGAGGTTGCCGGCGACGTCACCGTCGCTGACCTCGATGCTGAATCCCAGGTGGAGCTCGCCATCGTGGTGTCCGGAGCTCACCAGGACATGGGCAATCTGGACCAGGCCGTGGAAGCTCTAGAAGGCCAGCTGGACAACCAGGAGGCTCCGGAGGTGAGTCGCATGCGCCTGTTCTACGCCTACGCGGACGCCCTGGCCCAGCAAGGCCGTAAGGACGACGCCATCACCTACTTTACGAAGGCCCAGGAGCTGGATACCGAGAAGCTGATGGACGCTGCGGCACGCATCGAGGAATTGAGCTAG
- a CDS encoding argininosuccinate synthase, translated as MKDRVVLAYSGGLDTTVAISWIAKERNAEVVCVSIDLGQGGEDMETVRQRALGAGAVESIVVDARDEFAEEYCLPTIKANGMYMKEYPLVSAISRPLIVKHLSDAAKEHGGTAVAHGCTGKGNDQVRFEVGFANTAPDLDIIAPVRDYAWTREKAIAFAEENGIPIEQSKKSPFSIDQNVWGRAVETGFLEDLWNAPTKDVYAYTEDPALGQAPDEVIISFEKGKPVAIDGKKVTVLQAIEELNRRAGAQGVGRLDMVEDRLVGIKSREVYEAPGAVTLIKAHEALEAVTIERELARYKRGIDAEWSNQVYDGLWFSPLKRSLDAFIDSTQEHVNGDIRLVLHAGSITVNGRRSGSSLYDFNLATYDEGDSFDQSMARGFVELHGLSSKIAARRDLAN; from the coding sequence ATGAAGGATCGCGTAGTTCTCGCATACTCGGGCGGTTTGGACACCACCGTTGCCATTAGCTGGATTGCTAAGGAGCGTAACGCGGAGGTTGTCTGCGTCTCTATCGACCTGGGACAGGGAGGCGAGGACATGGAGACCGTGCGCCAGCGCGCACTGGGCGCCGGCGCTGTGGAGTCCATCGTTGTCGATGCCCGCGACGAGTTCGCTGAAGAGTACTGCCTGCCTACCATCAAGGCGAACGGCATGTACATGAAGGAGTACCCACTGGTCTCCGCCATCTCCCGCCCGCTCATCGTGAAGCACCTGTCCGATGCCGCGAAGGAGCACGGCGGCACCGCTGTGGCCCACGGCTGCACCGGTAAGGGTAATGACCAGGTCCGCTTCGAGGTGGGCTTCGCCAACACCGCCCCTGACCTGGACATCATCGCTCCAGTCCGCGACTACGCATGGACCCGTGAGAAGGCCATCGCCTTCGCTGAAGAGAACGGCATTCCTATCGAGCAGTCTAAGAAGTCCCCATTCTCCATCGACCAGAACGTGTGGGGTCGCGCCGTGGAGACCGGCTTCCTGGAGGACCTGTGGAACGCCCCCACCAAGGACGTCTACGCCTACACCGAGGACCCAGCACTGGGCCAGGCTCCTGACGAAGTGATCATCTCCTTTGAAAAGGGTAAGCCTGTGGCCATCGACGGAAAGAAGGTCACCGTCCTGCAGGCCATCGAGGAGCTGAACCGTCGTGCGGGCGCGCAGGGCGTCGGTCGTCTGGACATGGTGGAGGACCGCCTGGTCGGCATCAAGTCCCGCGAGGTCTACGAGGCGCCAGGTGCCGTGACCCTCATCAAGGCACACGAGGCCCTGGAAGCCGTGACCATCGAGCGTGAGCTGGCCCGCTACAAGCGCGGCATTGATGCCGAGTGGTCCAACCAGGTCTACGACGGCCTGTGGTTCTCCCCACTGAAGCGCTCCCTGGATGCCTTCATCGACTCCACCCAGGAGCACGTCAACGGGGACATCCGCCTGGTGCTGCACGCTGGCTCCATCACGGTCAACGGCCGTCGCTCCGGCAGTTCTCTGTACGACTTCAACCTGGCCACCTACGACGAGGGCGATTCCTTCGACCAGTCCATGGCTCGTGGTTTCGTGGAGCTGCACGGTCTGTCCTCCAAGATTGCCGCACGCCGCGACCTGGCCAACTAA
- a CDS encoding NAD kinase yields MTTAAPDDQQDTAGQNQSAPAKREVLLVAHTGVHENLSLAAEAASKLKDGGIDVRVMATADPAPVARHEILGRFRRFGHTREAATGVEMVLVLGGDGTFLRAADIAHSADVPVLGINMGHIGFLAEWEQESLQEAIDRVIARDYRVEDRMTLSITARDMDGRVLGTGWALNECSVENLNRQGVLDTILEVDERPVSSFGCDGVLVSTPTGSTAYGFSAGGPILWPELDAILVVPSNAHALFSRPLVVSPNSSVAVETNPSTSPATAVMDGFRQIHMPPGARVEIRRGPQPVRWVRLDQAPFTDRLVHKFRLPVTGWRGPRH; encoded by the coding sequence GTGACAACAGCAGCACCGGACGACCAGCAGGACACTGCGGGTCAGAACCAGTCCGCCCCTGCGAAGCGCGAGGTTCTTCTCGTGGCGCACACGGGAGTGCATGAAAATCTCAGCCTGGCTGCGGAGGCGGCGTCGAAACTCAAAGACGGCGGGATCGATGTGCGCGTCATGGCGACCGCAGACCCGGCCCCCGTGGCACGGCACGAAATCCTCGGCCGCTTCCGTCGCTTCGGGCACACGCGTGAGGCTGCAACCGGAGTGGAAATGGTGCTGGTGCTCGGCGGCGACGGCACGTTCCTGCGCGCCGCGGACATCGCCCACTCGGCCGACGTTCCTGTACTGGGTATCAACATGGGGCACATTGGCTTCCTCGCGGAATGGGAGCAGGAATCCCTCCAGGAGGCCATTGATCGAGTGATCGCCCGAGACTACCGCGTGGAAGACCGCATGACCTTGTCCATCACGGCCCGGGACATGGATGGCCGCGTGCTGGGCACGGGATGGGCTTTGAACGAGTGCTCGGTGGAGAACCTGAACCGCCAGGGTGTGCTGGACACGATCCTGGAGGTTGATGAGCGTCCCGTGTCCTCCTTTGGCTGCGACGGCGTGCTGGTGTCCACACCGACGGGCTCCACTGCCTATGGTTTCTCGGCGGGTGGCCCGATTCTGTGGCCCGAGCTGGACGCCATCTTGGTGGTTCCGAGCAACGCCCACGCCCTATTTAGCCGCCCGCTGGTCGTGTCACCTAACTCGTCCGTGGCCGTGGAGACGAACCCGTCGACCTCGCCGGCTACGGCCGTGATGGATGGTTTCCGTCAGATCCACATGCCGCCGGGCGCCCGCGTGGAGATTCGCCGTGGTCCGCAGCCCGTGCGGTGGGTGCGCCTGGATCAGGCTCCGTTCACGGACCGTCTGGTGCACAAGTTCCGTCTGCCTGTGACGGGGTGGCGCGGTCCACGTCACTAG